GGGGCGCGtcccagggcagggctgcccggccccggccccgggccgcCCGCGCTCCCCATGAAAAACCAGCTCCGCGGCCCCCCAGCGCGGGCGCACATGTCGGCCTCGGGGGCGTCGGCGGCTGGGGACACCGGGGCGGGGTCCGAGCCCGGTGCGGGGTCCGGGTCCGGCGCGAGCACCGGGGCAGGCGCGGCGACGGGTGCGGGGGCCATGCCATGCAAGAGCGCCGAGTGgctgcaggaggagctggaggcgCGCGGCGGCGCGTCCTTGCTGTTGCTCGACTGCCGGCCGCACGAGCTCTTCGAGTCTTCGCACATCGAGACGGCCATCAACCTGGCCATCCCGGGCCTCATGCTGCGCCGCCTGCGCAAGGGCAACCTGCCCATCCGCTCCATCATCCCCAACCACGCCGACAAGGAGCGCTTCGCTACGCGCTGCAAGGCGGCCACCGTGCTGCTCTACGACGAGGCCACGGCTGAGTGGCAGCCAGAGCCCGGCGCTCCAGCCTCGGTACTTGGCCTTCTCCTGCAAAAGCTGCGCGACGACGGCTGCCAGGCCTACTACCTCCAAGGTGAGGGCAGGACCCAGATCCCGTCCGGGATTGGGGCTCTTCCGCGGCTCTCTGATAGCCCCGTGAGAGGCTGCTTTCTCTCCCCGTGCCCGCAGCCTCCCAGGTCGGCGCCACGTCGCCCCCGGCCCGCATCCGTTCCTCCCGGGAGCCCGGCCCCTGCGGTGCAGGTTTAGGCCGGCGCCGGGGGCCTCCTCTATACCCCTTTCTGGGCACGATTCGAGTGGGCTGAACAAACTTTTCCCCGTCTGGACTTTCCTTTTTTGCCTTTTGGAGCCTTTGCAGCTCCCAGGTCCCAGCTGAGCCCCTCTGCGGAGGGAGGGTTCCCTCCTGGGCACCCAAATCCAGCTCCTCCAGCCTAGAATGCGTGTCCCTGGAAGGCCAGGGTTAGAACAATAACATTTCACAACGATTCCTGCCCCTGCTAGGGCATAGAGACCGATTAGGTTGGGGGACTCCGGGCATCCTGGCATGAGTCTCACCGCTTGGGGAGTCACCGCCTCTTGGAGGCGCTGGGAGCAGGGCTGTAAGCAGTGTGCCTTGCCCCAGCTATGGTTTTCCGGGACCCCCAAGTCCTTAGCCTGCTGCCCAGAGATTGTGGAAGAGGGAGTCAGCGCTGGGAGGCGAGTGGCTGCAGCCGGTGTTTCCAATTAACATTCCAAAATGGCCTCTTGCTGGCAGCAGGGCGGGCAGacgagaggggaggggaggcctgcGGCACCCTCGGGCGCAGGGCCCATGCTTAGCTGCAAGGCGCTCCCCATTTCTTGTTCCTGTACAACCCCAAGCAGCCTCTCCTTCTGTAGGTCCAAGGCTGGGCAGGAACCTTGTGTTCTAAGGGGGGTTCTGGAGAGGTGGAGCTGGGACCCCTTTTCTGAACCTGCCCTTACTGGGGGAAAGAGCCAGCCAATACCTTCACACTCCCTTTCTTGACTGTGGTTGAGGGTCTGGGGCAAGCACTGGATTCTTAGTCAGGAGGCCCAGGCCCTCTCAGCCTCTAGCTGACCCAGCCACAGCTCTGGTGCCTTAGACTCACATCTAGGAGGAGTTTGCAAACCCATAAGTGCTGGCCTGAGATGGGGTTTGCTTTCCTTTAGCACAGCAGTTACTTAGCACTTGTGGGTGCCAGGTGTGCTTGGGAGCTGTGGAAGAAGAATGAGCTGGGGTCTGTCCTCAAGTGCCCTAAAGCTGGTGGTGTAGCTGGGGCCCTGAAGCCTTATGGGTAAGGGTATGGAGCTCAGGCATGTTACTTCACCGCccagggtctcagtttccccatctccccatctgtgaagtgggtCATAGGACagatgtggagaaaacagaagatACATATGTAAATACTTGGCACCGCCCACGTTGTCCATGGTTCAGTGCTTGCCGAGGGGGAGCCCTGGCTGTCGCTGGTCTCGTGCAGCCTGTTTGGTCTGGGGGCACTGGCTGGTGACATTGTCAGCCTCTCACCCAGGCCCTGTCTCACCCTGGCCACAGGTGGTTTCAACAAGTTCCAGACAGAGTACTCAGAGCACTGCGAGACCAATGTGGATAGCTCGTCCTCGCCAAGTGGCTCGCCGCCCACCTCGGTGCTGGGCCTGGGGGGCCTCCGCATCAGCTCTGACTGCTCCGATGGTGAGTCGGACCGAGAGCTGCCCAGCAGTGCCACCGAGTCGGACGGCAGCCCTGTGCCATCCAGCCAACCGACCTTCCCCGTCCAGATCCTGCCCTACCTCTACCTCGGCTGCGCCAAGGACTCCACCAACCTGGATGTGCTCGGCAAGTACGGCATCAAGTATATCCTCAATGTCACGCCCAACCTGCCCAACGCCTTCGAGCACGGGGGCGAGTTCACCTACAAGCAGATCCCCATCTCTGACCACTGGAGCCAGAACCTCTCCCAGTTCTTCCCTGAGGCCATCAGCTTCATTGGTAGGTGCTGCCGGGCTTTGGGCAGGGTGGGTGCGCAGGCGTGTCAAGGTGTGTGTGACTCTGGGTGTTGCCTGTGCCTGGCCAGGTACCTCTGGGCCTGTTGAGACCTGTGTGTGCCCTACATGTGCCAGCGTGTGCCCATGGGTGTACCCAGGCCCGCTGTGAGTCACAGTGGGCCTCAGGGCCTGAGTCCCAGGCTCCCTACAGCTGTCGGCACCTCCATGGACTCTGCTGTCCAGCTTGGGTTTTCCTGGCTGCGCTGTTTTGGGCTCAGCAAGCTGAAACATCCTAGCTCTCAGACCTCCCACGGGTCTCACTTGCTCTGCGTCATGCCTCAGCACACGTGTCTCTTTAGGATGGGGCTGTCACGGTTCCTCTTTGGGCTTTACAGTGTACCTGAGGGGGCCAAAGGATGGCCTGGAGCCAGAGGCCTCCCCCAAATAGGCAGCTGTTGGAACATGGTGACTCTAAGGGTCTCTTCAGGGCTCCAGATACTCCTGGCAGTCTGTGGGGCTTGATTGGCATGTAGAGGGTATCCAGAGAGTGTGGGGGAGGATGAGGAAGGCCTCCCCCAGGGCAGTGTGCTGTGCCGTCTGGCTTAGAGCCCTCTGAGCCCCCAGCATCCGCAGCCTCAGCTGACTCCACGAATCGCCTTATTTCTGACCTCCCATCCGCTTCCTCCCTGGCCAGCTGGAGGCTGTTAGATTGCAGGTCGTCTTCCTTGGCCTCAGTTCTCACCAGGGTTTGGGGAAGGGACACCAGATCAGGGTGGACATAAACCCTGGGCTCTCTGAGCCTGGTAACCCAGGGTTCTGCCCAGCCTCCGGTGGCAGGGAGAGGGTGGCCCAGGCAGGCTTTTCCTGCTGGCAGCTGTGTCCAGTGGAGGGCGTTTTGGtgtcagctgggctgggctagctTTAATAACAGGAAGTGGGAGGCTTCCCCGCCTCATCCGCTTACTGGGAACCAAAACTAGGTGCCTGGcttgggggaaggaaggaagccagaggcctgggggaggggccgcCCAGGAGGACATGGCCAAGAGGGCTCTGGTGCCACCTCGGCATTCGTGTTCTCCCCGGTGAGGGAGTGGAGGGGGGCCCCCGGATTCCCCAGGGCTGAGCCTGGTTTATAGGTGCCTTTATCCTTCTTGAAGTCCCCTTTCTATCTGGGGAGGGGGACAGACCAGGGTGCAGAGGTAGAGGGAACCATTGTCCTCATTTGACAAGTGAAGGAATTCATGTTCAAGCATCCCATAGGACTCAATGGGGCAGGATCAAACACCAGCACCCCCACGGCTCAGCTGCACCCTGAGAGGGCTAAAAATAAAGCCAGCGGAAGTGGTTTTACCTTGGATCACCCGGGAGTAGGTTTGGGGGCCAGGCCTTCCCTGTATCTTGATGTGTCACCACTGGAGGCTTATCGCCACCATCCCCTTCTGCTGCCCCACATCGCAAGGTCAGACAGTGTGATTCCCCATGAAGCCGCAACATTTGTCTCTTCCCCTGCTGGTCTTGCTCCCAGTTGGTCCCCAAGTCTGGATGAAGCACCTCCTGCATGTTAGCCCTGGCCACCCTCatgtaggggtggggagggaaagtcCTGCCAGGCCAGAGGCAGCAAACACCAGATGAGGAGCAATTTGAGAACCTGTGCAGCATCCTGTAGGAGTGCACTGTTTAAGTGCCAGCTGTATGCCTGGCTCCCAGTGGGCTCAGGAGGGGGACCTTGAAGGCTGCAGGTCTGTGTCTTGTTAATCTATGTTTCTGGCATGGTGACGTAGCTGCCCCAGGGTTCTGTGGAGGAGCGATGACAGGACTGAGTTGCTCAGTGGCTCAAACCAGTGTTTACTGAGCTCGTACTACATGTCAGGCAGAGGAGTCTGACAGCAGCACTGGGGGGActgggggggtggagggggagctggCAGAACCTGGTCGGCTGTGGTGGGAGTTGTCACAGGCACATGGGCTGGGTGGGCCCCACCTAAGCAAACCCCACTTGTGAAACTTGAGGCGTGGCCCTCATCCCTGACTGTTCAGGAGCAGGGCTAAGACCCCAGGGACTGGCTGGTCACAAGGAAGAGATGAATACAGGGCCAGGCACCCCCTGTTCTCTTGTGGAGGAGCCTCTTCTAGCCTGTTTCCCAGCAGGCTCTCGGGGGTACCCCTGGGAGCTGCCCCAGGTCATGAGCTGGCAGTGGTGGGTGCAATGAATTAGGAGGAGCCTGTGTGTGGCCTTGGGCTCGTCACTTTGTTgctgtgtctgtttcctcatttataaaattagCTTGGTAGCCACGGTGCAGATGACCTGAGAGGATGCAGGTGACACCCTTGGCATAGTCGTAGCACAGTTATGGCAGCAGTAGGACTGGCAGTGATCACACTGTTTATGACACCCTCAGGTCCTCCTCAGAGCCCTGTGACTAAGCCAGCCCctctgacagatgagaaaacggagtTGCAGGGAGGTCCAGTGACTTGCAGTTCATGTGTGGCCGGGCCCTCTCCACAGTCATCCTCTTGACCTCTACCCAAGTCACTGTGCCCCCCGCCTGGGACGTCACCAGATCCCTTGAGAGTCAGGCAGCACCAGCTCATCACCATGCCACCTGTggtggctccctggaggaggtgcctCCCTGACCCGTGCCTGTGTGTTTCAGATGAGGCCCGCTCCAAGAAGTGTGGGGTCCTGGTGCACTGCCTGGCCGGCATCAGCCGCTCGGTGACCGTCACGGTGGCCTACCTGATGCAGAAGATGAACCTGTCACTCAACGACGCCTACGACTTTGTCAAGAGGAAAAAGTCCAACATCTCACCCAACTTCAACTTTATGGGGCAGCTGCTGGACTTCGAGCGGACGCTGGGGCTGAGCAGCCCGTGTGACAACCACACCCCCAGCGAGCAGCTCTACTTCTCCACGCCCACCAACCACAACCTGTTCCCGCTCAACACGCTCGAGTCCACGTGAGGCCGGGGCCCGGGGGCTGGTCCCTCCCCGGTCCTCCCTGGGGCCAGCTGGGAGGGCCCACACCCGCTGCCTCTGGCCTGAGGAACCTGGACATCGCCTGTGCCCAGAGGCCCGGGCTGACGGGCGGCCGAGCTTCCCGCGCCATCTCAGGGCTGGCGCAGCCCCCAGCAAGGCCTCCCCCGGCAGGACTTTTTGGCGGGGCCCTCTGCGCTCAGACCCGTGGCTTGGTGAGTCCCGCGGGGGCCCCCTCCTTGTCCCAGGACACTCTTTTCTGCTGATGGCCCAGCCAGTTTGGCtagtttttttaaagacacatcCATGGACCTGagtttactttttacttttgGCAGGTAAATCCGAGCTCCCTGGAGCACAGA
The genomic region above belongs to Camelus bactrianus isolate YW-2024 breed Bactrian camel chromosome 17, ASM4877302v1, whole genome shotgun sequence and contains:
- the DUSP7 gene encoding dual specificity protein phosphatase 7; this translates as MKNQLRGPPARAHMSASGASAAGDTGAGSEPGAGSGSGASTGAGAATGAGAMPCKSAEWLQEELEARGGASLLLLDCRPHELFESSHIETAINLAIPGLMLRRLRKGNLPIRSIIPNHADKERFATRCKAATVLLYDEATAEWQPEPGAPASVLGLLLQKLRDDGCQAYYLQGGFNKFQTEYSEHCETNVDSSSSPSGSPPTSVLGLGGLRISSDCSDGESDRELPSSATESDGSPVPSSQPTFPVQILPYLYLGCAKDSTNLDVLGKYGIKYILNVTPNLPNAFEHGGEFTYKQIPISDHWSQNLSQFFPEAISFIDEARSKKCGVLVHCLAGISRSVTVTVAYLMQKMNLSLNDAYDFVKRKKSNISPNFNFMGQLLDFERTLGLSSPCDNHTPSEQLYFSTPTNHNLFPLNTLEST